A genomic segment from Glycine max cultivar Williams 82 chromosome 1, Glycine_max_v4.0, whole genome shotgun sequence encodes:
- the LOC100807636 gene encoding thaumatin-like protein 1 precursor, with translation MASIVTMASLFFFQFLSGSCSTRLTITNKCSYTVWPAILSATGSSPLSTSGFVLQPGDFKIVPVPPAWSGRLWGRTLCSLDITSTKFSCVTGDCGSTTIECVGGNATPPVTLVKFTLNGTGGLDFYEVSLVDGFNLPVRVEPRGGRNRRATGCEMDLNLSCPTELKVIRDGDAVACKSSCQAEPCLTSQFFKTACPGAHVHTCSSHDYTITFCPPPTPSSSYQEISRGSGGGQPGSSPINVVVAVVVALASVCGLFIACKITIRLSNGDCVFGIGAGTRTGTIQDVTV, from the exons ATGGCATCCATCGTGACTATGGCAAGTCTATTTTTCTTCCAATTCCTATCTG GTTCGTGTTCAACGAGACTGACCATCACCAACAAGTGCAGCTACACAGTTTGGCCAGCAATTTTATCCGCCACCGGAAGCTCGCCGCTCTCCACCAGCGGCTTCGTCCTCCAACCGGGAGACTTCAAGATCGTCCCTGTTCCTCCCGCTTGGTCCGGGCGACTATGGGGACGTACTCTCTGCTCCCTAGACATTACCAGCACCAAGTTCTCATGTGTCACCGGTGACTGTGGCTCCACCACCATAGAATGCGTTGGAGGAAACGCCACCCCACCGGTTACTCTGGTGAAGTTCACTCTGAACGGAACAGGCGGGCTCGACTTCTACGAAGTGAGTCTCGTCGACGGTTTCAACCTCCCCGTGAGGGTGGAGCCTCGTGGCGGCAGGAACCGCAGGGCTACTGGTTGCGAGATGGACTTGAACTTATCGTGTCCGACAGAGCTTAAGGTGATAAGAGACGGAGACGCCGTGGCGTGCAAGAGCTCGTGCCAAGCAGAGCCATGCTTGACTTCACAGTTTTTCAAGACTGCATGCCCAGGCGCTCACGTCCATACTTGTTCTTCTCATGATTATACTATCACTTTCTGTCCCCCACCCACACCCTCTTCCag TTATCAAGAAATATCCAGGGGAAGCGGCGGTGGACAACCCGGGAGCTCACCCATCAACGTCGTCGTTGCCGTGGTTGTTGCTCTTGCTTCTGTTTGTGGCCTATTTATAGCATGCAAAATAACCATTCGCTTATCAAATGGAGATTGTGTCTTCGGCATCGGCGCCGGAACTAGAACTGGAACAATCCAAGATGTCACTGTTTAA
- the LOC102661053 gene encoding uncharacterized protein: MIIASWNIRGFNLPLKHHAMQNFLRCKEINVMAVLETKLNKASVEEIMRRKFSDWHFTHNFTSHNAGRIFILWKQDKIHFSVLESNAQLIHCAINCKTNSKRLQVSFIYDLHSIMARRSLWMNLNSINANMNCPWLLIGDFNSILSPTDRFNGAEPNAYELQDFVDCYSDLGLGSINTHGPLYTWTNGRVWSKLDRALCNQAWFNSFGNSACEVMEFISISDHTPLVVTTELVVPRGNSPFKFNNAIVDHPNFLRIVADGWKQNIHGCSMFKVCKKLKALKAPLKNLFKQEFSNISNRVKLAEAEYNSVLNSLKQNPQDPSLLALANRTRG; this comes from the coding sequence ATGATCATTGCCTCTTGGAACATCAGAGGCTTTAATTTGCCTCTGAAGCATCATGCGATGCAGAACTTCCTTCGCTGCAAGGAAATTAACGTCATGGCTGTGTTGGAAACAAAGTTGAATAAGGCTTCAGTTGAGGAAATCATGAGAAGAAAGTTTAGTGACTGGCACTTCACCCATAACTTCACTTCTCATAATGCTGGCAGAATTTTTATCCTCTGGAAGCAGGATAAGATTCATTTTTCTGTTTTGGAGTCAAATGCCCAATTGATTCATTGTGCTATTAATTGTAAAACCAATTCCAAGCGCCTTCAGGTTTCTTTCATCTATGATCTTCACTCCATTATGGCAAGAAGATCTCTTTGGATGAATCTGAATAGTATCAATGCTAATATGAATTGCCCCTGGCTCCTCATTGGTGACTTCAACTCCATTCTGTCTCCCACCGACCGTTTCAATGGAGCTGAGCCCAATGCTTATGAGTTGCAAGATTTTGTTGATTGCTATTCTGACCTGGGGTTGGGGAGCATCAACACTCATGGCCCCTTGTACACGTGGACTAATGGCAGGGTGTGGAGCAAATTGGACAGAGCTTTATGTAACCAGGCCTGGTTCAATTCCTTTGGAAATTCTGCTTGTGAAGTTATGGAGTTTATTTCTATCTCAGACCATACTCCTCTAGTTGTCACCACTGAGTTGGTAGTGCCTAGAGGTAATTCTCCATTTAAATTCAACAATGCTATTGTGGATCATCCAAATTTCTTAAGAATTGTTGCAGATGGCTGGAAGCAAAATATTCATGGCTGTAGCATGTTCAAGGTCTGTAAGAAATTGAAAGCTCTTAAAGCTCCCTTGAAGAATCTTTTTAAGCAGGAGTTCAGCAACATCTCCAACCGAGTAAAGCTAGCTGAGGCTGAATATAACAGTGTGCTTAATTCTCTAAAACAAAATCCTCAGGATCCTTCCCTTCTTGCTCTGGCAAATCGCACTAGAGGGTAG
- the LOC102661201 gene encoding uncharacterized protein, with protein sequence MKFAQLIKNKYLLQADKCSKFFHALIKRNRHSRFIAAIRLKDGHNTSSQDEIALTFVNHFRNLFSAHELIQTPSISICNRGPKVPTDCFAALLCPTSKQEVWNVISVMDNNKAPGQDGFNVLFFKKAWNIIGDDVFAAVNEFFTTGKILKQLNHAIIALIPKHDQAS encoded by the coding sequence ATGAAATTTGCTCAGctcatcaaaaataaatatctccTGCAGGCTGATAAATGCTCCAAATTCTTTCATGCTTTAATCAAGCGCAACAGACACAGTCGGTTTATTGCTGCCATAAGGCTAAAGGATGGGCATAACACTTCGTCCCAAGATGAAATTGCCCTTACTTTTGTAAATCACTTTAGGAATTTGTTTAGTGCTCATGAGCTAATCCAAACTCCTTCCATTTCGATCTGCAACAGGGGTCCTAAGGTTCCCACCGATTGCTTTGCGGCCTTACTTTGTCCTACTTctaagcaagaggtttggaacgTTATTTCTGTGATGGATAATAATAAAGCTCCTGGGCAAGATGGTTTCAATGttttattcttcaagaaggcttGGAATATCATTGGTGATGATGTCTTTGCAGCGGTTAATGAATTCTTTACAACTGGAAAAATTCTAAAGCAGCTCAACCATGCTATTATTGCGCTTATTCCTAAGCATGATCAGGCCTCCTAG